Proteins from one Catenuloplanes atrovinosus genomic window:
- a CDS encoding arylsulfotransferase family protein, translating to MTDSEGAERPIEMIPPSPISAMPDTLPEPPRRWSRRQLLIAGGGLAAVGLAGCGAGFVIGADSAREANRGNEVGAADNLLSFVSRPDLHVQRVVVSTPSPDPSAGYVLLTPAQGEGQFGTLMVDTNGVPVWFRPVPPPATVAIDLKVQRYRGEPVLTWWEGLIGGTGGLGVGQGEFVVFDNRYREVTRIRADGVTQADQHDLKITERGTALFWVYRPISADLTSVGGPAAGALHDGVLQEVDIATGKLIMEWRASDHVAFDESYAPLPTGDSALLPYDYFHANSVAEDTDGNLLISARHTWTVYKVDRESGDVIWRLGGKRSDFRLPEDAVFSWQHDARRRGDGTISLFDNAAGVTREHDRSRGLILSLDEDAKTATMVHEYVHPRRLSAPTQGSMEERPDGGSFIGWGELPYFTEFAEDGTVLFDGRLPSDSQSYRASRTAWTAEPADQPAVGLRREAGKLVAYASWNGATEVETWQIRAGAQPGSLGLVADGDRTGFETAVTVPGDPEYLRADAFATDGRLLGSSAIIPVRG from the coding sequence GTGACCGACAGCGAAGGGGCCGAGCGGCCGATCGAGATGATTCCTCCTTCCCCCATCAGCGCGATGCCGGACACGCTGCCCGAGCCGCCCCGACGCTGGTCCCGCCGGCAGCTGCTGATCGCCGGCGGCGGGCTCGCGGCCGTCGGGCTGGCCGGGTGCGGCGCCGGCTTCGTGATCGGCGCGGACTCCGCGCGCGAGGCGAACCGCGGCAACGAGGTCGGCGCCGCGGACAACCTGCTCAGCTTCGTCTCCCGGCCGGACCTGCACGTCCAGCGGGTGGTCGTCTCTACGCCGTCGCCCGACCCCTCCGCCGGGTACGTGCTGCTCACGCCCGCGCAGGGCGAGGGCCAGTTCGGCACCCTGATGGTGGATACCAACGGCGTACCGGTGTGGTTCCGCCCGGTGCCGCCGCCGGCCACCGTCGCCATCGACCTCAAGGTGCAGCGATACCGCGGGGAGCCGGTGCTGACCTGGTGGGAGGGGCTGATCGGCGGGACCGGCGGGCTCGGCGTCGGACAGGGGGAGTTCGTCGTCTTCGACAACCGGTACCGCGAGGTCACCCGCATCCGCGCGGACGGCGTCACGCAGGCCGACCAGCACGACCTGAAGATCACCGAGCGCGGTACCGCGCTGTTCTGGGTGTACCGCCCGATCTCCGCGGACCTCACCTCGGTCGGTGGGCCGGCCGCCGGCGCGCTGCACGACGGCGTGCTCCAGGAGGTCGACATCGCCACCGGCAAGCTGATCATGGAGTGGCGGGCCAGCGACCACGTCGCCTTCGACGAGTCCTACGCGCCGCTGCCGACCGGCGACTCCGCGCTGCTGCCGTACGACTACTTCCACGCGAACTCCGTGGCCGAGGACACCGACGGCAACCTGCTCATCTCCGCCCGGCACACCTGGACCGTCTACAAGGTGGACCGCGAGTCCGGCGACGTCATCTGGCGACTCGGCGGCAAGAGAAGCGACTTCCGGCTCCCGGAGGACGCGGTCTTCTCCTGGCAGCACGACGCCCGCCGGCGCGGCGACGGCACGATCAGCCTGTTCGACAACGCGGCCGGCGTCACCCGCGAGCACGACCGCTCCCGCGGCCTGATCCTCTCCCTCGACGAGGACGCCAAGACCGCCACCATGGTCCACGAGTACGTCCACCCGCGCCGGCTCTCCGCGCCCACCCAGGGCAGCATGGAGGAACGGCCGGACGGCGGCTCCTTCATCGGCTGGGGCGAACTGCCGTACTTCACCGAGTTCGCCGAGGACGGCACCGTGCTCTTCGACGGCCGCCTCCCCTCGGACAGCCAGTCGTACCGCGCGTCCCGCACCGCCTGGACCGCCGAGCCCGCCGACCAGCCCGCGGTCGGCCTGCGCCGGGAGGCCGGCAAGCTCGTCGCCTACGCCAGCTGGAACGGCGCCACCGAGGTCGAGACCTGGCAGATCCGTGCCGGCGCCCAGCCCGGCAGCCTCGGCCTGGTCGCCGACGGCGACCGCACCGGGTTCGAGACCGCCGTCACCGTCCCCGGCGACCCCGAATACCTCCGCGCCGACGCCTTCGCCACCGACGGCCGCCTCCTCGGCTCCTCCGCCATCATCCCGGTCCGCGGCTGA
- a CDS encoding CDP-alcohol phosphatidyltransferase family protein produces MQSSAPEHQPAESDFYRVNRGGGLYSEAVSQRLGAKLALFGYRNKLAPTTLTIFNLGISAVVSTLVIVTAGPVAAGTVPAVVIGLIALAGWQLAYAFDCADGQLARVTGQTSPDGARVDVLCDVAGQVALVAALSATAVAQEPETPAWLIALFAGGWMVNLITSVMATGPNAVTMLTSTRLPVRVLKLIRDYGAIIAVAGLVLTVAPIAMVWFIGLFTLVNGAFLLTSIAFSARNALRG; encoded by the coding sequence ATGCAGTCCAGCGCTCCTGAGCATCAGCCGGCCGAGTCCGACTTCTACCGCGTCAACCGCGGCGGCGGCCTCTACAGCGAGGCGGTCAGCCAGCGGCTCGGCGCCAAGCTCGCGCTCTTCGGCTACCGCAACAAGCTCGCGCCGACCACCTTGACCATCTTCAACCTCGGCATCAGCGCGGTCGTCTCCACGCTGGTGATCGTGACGGCCGGTCCGGTCGCCGCCGGTACCGTACCCGCGGTCGTCATCGGCCTGATCGCGCTGGCCGGCTGGCAGCTCGCCTACGCGTTCGACTGCGCCGACGGCCAGCTCGCCCGGGTCACCGGCCAGACCAGCCCCGACGGCGCCCGCGTCGACGTCCTCTGCGACGTCGCCGGCCAGGTCGCGCTGGTCGCCGCGCTCTCCGCCACCGCGGTCGCCCAGGAGCCGGAGACCCCGGCCTGGCTGATCGCCCTCTTCGCCGGCGGCTGGATGGTCAACCTGATCACCTCGGTCATGGCCACCGGCCCGAACGCGGTCACCATGCTCACCTCCACCCGCCTCCCGGTCCGCGTCCTCAAGCTGATCCGCGACTACGGCGCCATCATCGCCGTGGCCGGCCTGGTCCTGACCGTCGCGCCCATCGCCATGGTCTGGTTCATCGGCCTCTTCACCCTGGTCAACGGCGCCTTCCTGCTCACCAGCATCGCCTTCAGCGCCCGCAACGCCCTCCGCGGCTGA
- a CDS encoding iron-containing alcohol dehydrogenase family protein — MPLLARTILTPLHVDVRRGAVADLGRILADGRISAGGDVAVVVGHGVGARVADLIRPSLGSADIFTVSGGTLDAANELAAKLRARSYDAVVGIGGGTTLDTAKYAATRYGIPMVSVATSLANDGIGSPVASLVNDGIKGSYGVHIPIAVIVDLDFVEAGPSRYNRGGIGDVLSNLSALADWELARDVRGEPVDGLSASLARMGAEALLSHPGDMTDDGFVTVLAEGLIASGLAMAVSGSSRPCSGGCHEIMHAVDVLNPGTGSHGELAGMGALFCTFLRGDEARFRAMSACLRRHRLHRTHREFGLSDEQFVDVIGFAPRTRPDRYTILEHLDLGPREIRTRLADYVDAVQRS; from the coding sequence ATGCCGCTACTAGCCCGCACGATCCTGACGCCGCTGCACGTCGATGTCCGGCGCGGCGCCGTCGCCGACCTCGGCCGGATTCTCGCGGACGGGCGGATATCCGCCGGCGGCGACGTGGCCGTGGTGGTCGGGCACGGCGTCGGCGCACGCGTCGCGGACCTGATCCGGCCCAGCCTCGGCTCCGCGGACATCTTCACGGTCTCCGGTGGCACCCTGGACGCCGCGAACGAGCTGGCCGCGAAGCTCCGCGCCCGGTCGTACGACGCGGTGGTCGGCATCGGCGGCGGCACCACGCTGGACACCGCCAAGTACGCGGCCACCCGCTACGGCATCCCGATGGTCTCGGTCGCCACCAGCCTGGCCAACGACGGCATCGGCTCCCCGGTCGCCAGCCTGGTCAACGACGGGATCAAGGGGTCGTACGGCGTGCACATCCCGATCGCGGTCATCGTCGATCTGGACTTCGTCGAGGCCGGGCCGTCCCGCTACAACCGCGGCGGCATCGGCGACGTGCTCAGCAACCTCAGCGCGCTGGCCGACTGGGAGCTGGCCCGGGACGTCCGCGGCGAGCCGGTCGACGGCCTGTCCGCCTCACTGGCCCGGATGGGCGCGGAGGCGCTGCTCAGCCACCCGGGCGACATGACCGACGACGGCTTCGTCACGGTGCTGGCCGAGGGCCTGATCGCCAGCGGCCTCGCGATGGCGGTCTCCGGCTCCAGCCGGCCGTGCAGCGGCGGCTGCCACGAGATCATGCACGCGGTGGACGTGCTCAACCCCGGCACCGGCTCGCACGGCGAGCTGGCCGGCATGGGCGCACTGTTCTGCACGTTCCTGCGCGGCGACGAGGCGCGCTTCCGGGCGATGTCCGCCTGCCTGCGCCGGCACCGGCTGCACCGTACGCACCGGGAGTTCGGCCTGTCCGACGAGCAGTTCGTGGACGTGATCGGCTTCGCGCCGCGCACCCGGCCCGACCGATACACGATCCTCGAACACCTGGACCTGGGCCCGAGGGAGATTCGCACGCGGCTGGCAGACTACGTTGATGCAGTCCAGCGCTCCTGA
- a CDS encoding phosphocholine cytidylyltransferase family protein, with protein sequence MIGLVLAAGAGRRLRPYTDELPKALIPVDGDTTILDIALRNLASVGLSDVTVVVGYRAPAVSSRVPELQDRYGVRLTLVYNDRAEEWNNAYSLWLARDQFTDGALLVNGDTVHPVSVQKTLLAARGPSIVLALDTAKRLADEEMKADFSPDGRLRRITKLMDPAAATGEYIGVSLISPAAAGGLADALETVWRRDPNLYYEDGFQEYADRGGAIRYADVGDVPWVEVDDHDDLARARAVACRY encoded by the coding sequence ATGATCGGTCTCGTGCTCGCCGCCGGCGCCGGACGACGTCTGCGCCCGTACACCGACGAGCTGCCGAAGGCGCTGATCCCGGTGGACGGGGACACCACGATCCTGGACATCGCGCTGCGCAACCTCGCGTCCGTGGGCCTGTCCGACGTCACGGTCGTGGTCGGCTACCGGGCGCCGGCGGTGTCGTCCCGGGTGCCGGAACTTCAGGATCGATACGGGGTACGCCTGACGCTGGTTTACAACGACCGGGCCGAGGAGTGGAACAACGCGTACTCGCTGTGGCTCGCCCGTGACCAGTTCACGGACGGCGCGCTGCTGGTCAACGGCGACACCGTGCATCCGGTGAGCGTGCAGAAGACGCTGCTCGCCGCGCGGGGCCCGTCGATCGTGCTGGCCCTGGACACCGCGAAGCGGCTCGCCGACGAGGAGATGAAGGCCGACTTCTCGCCGGACGGGCGGCTCCGCCGGATCACCAAGCTGATGGACCCGGCCGCGGCGACCGGCGAGTACATCGGCGTCTCGCTCATCTCCCCGGCCGCGGCCGGCGGGCTCGCGGACGCGCTGGAGACGGTCTGGCGTCGCGACCCGAACCTCTACTACGAGGACGGCTTCCAGGAGTACGCGGACCGCGGCGGCGCGATCCGGTACGCGGACGTCGGCGACGTGCCGTGGGTCGAGGTGGACGACCACGACGACCTGGCCCGCGCCCGGGCCGTCGCATGCCGCTACTAG
- a CDS encoding NUDIX hydrolase, with amino-acid sequence MTSPSGRSAAEPLLCAGALIVDDDGRIFVQRRSAQRRLFPDTWDIVGGHVEAGESVEDALHREVREETGWILSHVLATVGEHTWKGDDGLYRLETDFLCRVDGDLSRPRLEPGKHTDFAWITEAELDLLDENRPDDDTIRRIVADGFAMLRVFGF; translated from the coding sequence GTGACTTCGCCATCCGGCCGGTCGGCCGCGGAACCGCTGCTCTGCGCCGGTGCGCTGATCGTCGACGACGACGGCCGGATCTTCGTGCAGCGGCGGTCCGCGCAGCGCCGGCTGTTCCCGGACACGTGGGACATCGTCGGCGGGCACGTGGAGGCGGGCGAGAGCGTGGAGGACGCGCTGCACCGCGAGGTCCGCGAGGAGACCGGCTGGATCCTCTCGCACGTGCTGGCCACGGTCGGCGAGCACACCTGGAAGGGTGACGACGGGCTGTACCGGCTGGAGACGGACTTCCTGTGCCGGGTGGACGGCGACCTGTCCCGGCCGCGGCTGGAGCCGGGCAAGCACACCGACTTCGCCTGGATCACCGAGGCGGAGCTGGACCTGCTGGACGAGAACCGCCCGGACGACGACACGATCCGGCGCATCGTCGCGGACGGGTTCGCCATGCTGCGGGTGTTCGGTTTCTAG
- a CDS encoding CBS domain-containing protein: MHVRDAMSAEVLTVGPDHTLRQAARMMADRGAGSAVVLDPDAEGVGIMTERDLLKAIGAGLDPDTERTGAHLTWDVVYASPGWTLEEAALAMARGGFRHLVVLDDGEVLGVISVRDIMRVWAREKALKTS, encoded by the coding sequence ATGCACGTTCGCGACGCCATGTCCGCCGAGGTCCTCACCGTGGGACCCGATCACACCCTGCGTCAGGCGGCCAGAATGATGGCCGACCGTGGCGCCGGATCCGCCGTCGTGCTCGACCCGGACGCCGAAGGCGTCGGGATCATGACGGAGCGTGACCTGCTCAAGGCGATCGGCGCCGGGCTGGACCCCGACACCGAGCGCACCGGGGCACACCTGACCTGGGACGTCGTCTACGCGAGTCCGGGCTGGACACTGGAGGAGGCCGCGCTCGCGATGGCTCGCGGCGGTTTCCGACACCTGGTCGTGCTGGACGACGGCGAGGTCCTCGGCGTGATCTCGGTCCGCGACATCATGCGCGTCTGGGCGCGCGAGAAGGCCTTGAAAACCTCCTGA
- a CDS encoding aminotransferase-like domain-containing protein: MTAEQLISFARGAPSLDIVDIEGLKAAAVRAFDADPAGVTAYGTSVGYVPLRKWIAEKHGVTPEQVLVTNGSLQADAFLFDHLVKAGEAVVVERPTYDRTLLNLQNLGGKVHQVTLDADGIDTAELRRLLESGVRPTLAHIIPNYQNPAGVTLSLERRRELLALASEFGFTIFEDDPYADIRFRGEALPSMLSMDTEGVVVHASSFTKTVCPGVRVGYLVGPAAMIAAIAKRATNLYISPGMVSEAIVHQFCVSGDIDRSIATVSAALGERARVLAESLRRHIPGVRFTEPDGGYFLWIDLPEDVDVAKVLPAAAERGVAVVKGTDFLLEGGDHSLRLAFSAVTVDQIDEGVRRLAAAIDAVRG; this comes from the coding sequence ATGACCGCTGAGCAGCTGATCTCGTTCGCCCGTGGCGCCCCCTCCCTCGACATCGTGGACATCGAGGGCCTCAAGGCCGCGGCGGTACGCGCGTTCGACGCCGACCCGGCCGGCGTCACCGCCTACGGCACCTCGGTCGGGTACGTTCCGCTCCGGAAGTGGATCGCGGAGAAGCACGGCGTCACGCCGGAGCAGGTCCTGGTCACGAACGGCTCGCTCCAGGCGGACGCGTTCCTCTTCGACCACCTGGTCAAGGCCGGTGAGGCCGTGGTGGTGGAGCGGCCGACGTACGACCGCACGCTGCTCAACCTGCAGAACCTGGGCGGCAAGGTGCACCAGGTGACGCTGGACGCGGACGGCATCGACACCGCGGAACTGCGCCGCCTGCTGGAGTCCGGCGTGCGCCCGACGCTGGCCCACATCATCCCGAATTACCAGAACCCGGCCGGCGTGACGCTCTCCCTGGAGCGCCGTCGCGAGCTGCTGGCGCTGGCCTCGGAGTTCGGCTTCACGATCTTCGAGGACGACCCGTACGCGGACATCCGGTTCCGCGGCGAGGCGCTGCCGTCGATGCTGTCGATGGACACCGAGGGCGTGGTCGTGCACGCGTCCAGCTTCACCAAGACGGTCTGCCCCGGCGTGCGCGTCGGCTACCTGGTCGGCCCGGCAGCGATGATCGCGGCCATCGCGAAGCGCGCCACCAACCTGTACATCTCGCCCGGCATGGTCTCCGAGGCGATCGTGCACCAGTTCTGCGTCTCCGGCGACATCGACCGCTCGATCGCGACGGTCAGCGCGGCCCTGGGCGAGCGGGCTCGCGTGCTGGCCGAGTCGCTGCGCCGGCACATCCCGGGCGTCCGGTTCACCGAGCCCGACGGCGGCTACTTCCTCTGGATCGACCTGCCGGAGGACGTGGACGTGGCCAAGGTGCTGCCGGCCGCGGCCGAGCGCGGCGTGGCGGTCGTCAAGGGCACGGACTTCCTGCTGGAGGGCGGCGACCACTCGCTGCGGCTGGCCTTCTCCGCGGTGACCGTGGACCAGATCGACGAGGGCGTGCGGCGGCTGGCGGCCGCGATCGACGCGGTCCGCGGTTGA
- the corA gene encoding magnesium/cobalt transporter CorA — protein MAERNNPAVGGNGHLGNRSRTWTAPVRAMTRIIGADGAPPPPPTTDVARSSVVDCALYVEGVRQEGQWDYAEALAAARSRPNAFVWLGLHEPTEDEMAPIAETYGLHELAVEDAIKAEQRPKLERFNDVVFLVCRTARYLEHARLTEHSEVVETGQVLIFIGPAFVITVRHGNASKLSPVRADLEARQELLAQGPWAVAYAVTDRIVDHYIEVADGIEDDLDALEEDVFARAGTSSIQSIYQLKRELVEFRRAVVPFQRPLLTLTSDASRGTVPKEIRRYFRDVQDHLSRTIEQVTANDDLLNSILQARLAQVSVDQNNDMRKIAAWAAIATVWTAAAGIYGMNFKFMPELEWRYSYPILLTLLVTTSATLYRLFRRNGWL, from the coding sequence ATGGCTGAGCGGAACAATCCGGCGGTCGGCGGCAACGGACACTTGGGGAACCGCTCCCGAACATGGACGGCCCCGGTCCGGGCGATGACCCGGATCATCGGCGCGGACGGCGCCCCGCCACCCCCGCCCACCACCGACGTCGCCCGCAGCTCGGTCGTCGACTGCGCGCTCTACGTCGAGGGCGTGCGGCAGGAGGGCCAGTGGGACTACGCGGAGGCGCTCGCCGCGGCCCGCAGCCGGCCCAACGCGTTCGTCTGGCTCGGCCTGCACGAGCCCACCGAGGACGAGATGGCGCCGATCGCGGAGACCTACGGCCTGCACGAACTCGCGGTCGAGGACGCGATCAAGGCGGAGCAGCGCCCGAAGCTGGAGCGCTTCAACGACGTCGTGTTCCTGGTTTGCCGCACCGCGCGCTACCTCGAGCACGCCCGGCTGACCGAGCACTCCGAGGTGGTGGAGACCGGCCAGGTGCTGATCTTCATCGGCCCGGCCTTCGTGATCACGGTCCGGCACGGCAACGCGTCGAAACTCTCCCCGGTCCGCGCGGACCTGGAGGCGCGCCAGGAACTGCTGGCCCAGGGCCCGTGGGCGGTCGCCTACGCGGTCACCGACCGGATCGTCGACCACTACATCGAGGTCGCGGACGGCATCGAGGACGACCTGGACGCGCTGGAGGAGGACGTTTTCGCCCGCGCCGGCACCAGCAGCATCCAGTCGATCTACCAGCTCAAGCGCGAGCTGGTGGAGTTCCGCCGCGCGGTGGTGCCGTTCCAGCGCCCGCTGCTCACGCTCACCTCGGACGCCAGCCGCGGCACCGTGCCGAAGGAGATCCGCCGCTACTTCCGCGACGTACAGGACCACCTCAGCCGCACGATCGAGCAGGTGACGGCGAACGACGACCTGCTCAACTCGATCCTCCAGGCGCGGCTCGCCCAGGTCTCGGTCGACCAGAACAACGACATGCGGAAGATCGCCGCCTGGGCCGCGATCGCCACGGTGTGGACCGCCGCGGCCGGCATCTACGGCATGAACTTCAAGTTCATGCCGGAACTGGAATGGCGGTACTCGTACCCGATCCTGCTCACACTGCTCGTGACCACGTCGGCCACGCTCTACCGCCTCTTCCGGCGCAACGGCTGGCTGTAG
- a CDS encoding peptidylprolyl isomerase, producing the protein MAQAVYATLHTNHGAIRLELFPLHAPKTVANFVELAEGTKEYTDPRTGQPGNGRPYYDGTISHRVISGFMIQMGDPTGTGTGGPGYKFADEFHPDLVFNRPYLLAMANAGPGTNGSQFFITVSPTPHLNHRHTIFGQVADDQSARVVDSIATTPTGAMDRPKQDVIIEKVEIERVG; encoded by the coding sequence GTGGCCCAGGCTGTATATGCCACTCTGCACACCAACCACGGTGCGATCCGGCTCGAGCTGTTTCCGCTGCACGCCCCGAAGACGGTGGCCAACTTCGTGGAGCTGGCCGAGGGCACCAAGGAGTACACCGACCCGCGCACCGGCCAGCCCGGCAACGGTCGTCCGTACTACGACGGCACCATCTCGCACCGGGTCATCAGCGGCTTCATGATCCAGATGGGCGACCCGACCGGCACCGGTACCGGTGGCCCCGGCTACAAGTTCGCCGACGAGTTCCACCCCGACCTGGTCTTCAACCGGCCGTACCTGCTGGCGATGGCGAACGCCGGGCCGGGCACGAACGGCTCGCAGTTCTTCATCACGGTGTCGCCCACGCCGCACCTGAACCACCGGCACACCATCTTCGGCCAGGTCGCCGACGACCAGTCGGCCCGCGTCGTGGACTCGATCGCGACCACGCCGACCGGCGCGATGGACCGCCCGAAGCAGGACGTGATCATCGAGAAGGTCGAGATCGAGCGCGTTGGCTGA
- a CDS encoding rhomboid family intramembrane serine protease, whose translation MSDVPATVPVCYRHPGRETYVRCTRCDRSICPDCMNEASVGHQCPECVAEGRRTQRPVRTAFGGSAAGRAGIVTTTLVGLNVLAAVLGVVLSGMNSLVGDGLFSGSSLVHYFGAVVGPSITVLSDGNAVFGAQPAYGTVFPGVWDGGYYRLFTAMFIHFGILHLLMNMWALWILGRQLEIALGPLRFLALYTLAGLGGNVAALLIDPGAISAGASTAIFGLFAALFVLLRRLGRDTSAVLPVLIVNLVITFVVPSISIAGHIGGLVVGGLVAAALAYAPQRRRGLIQGASLTLIFLILAALALTAS comes from the coding sequence ATGAGTGACGTTCCGGCGACCGTCCCGGTCTGCTACCGGCATCCCGGCCGGGAGACGTATGTCCGGTGCACGCGGTGCGACCGATCGATATGCCCCGACTGCATGAACGAGGCCTCGGTCGGCCACCAGTGCCCGGAGTGCGTCGCCGAGGGGCGACGGACGCAGCGGCCGGTCCGCACCGCCTTCGGTGGTAGCGCGGCCGGCCGTGCCGGAATCGTCACGACCACGCTGGTCGGGCTGAACGTCCTCGCCGCCGTGCTCGGCGTGGTGCTCTCCGGCATGAACTCGCTGGTCGGCGACGGCCTCTTCTCCGGCTCCTCGCTCGTCCACTACTTCGGCGCCGTCGTCGGCCCGTCGATCACGGTGCTCTCCGACGGCAACGCGGTGTTCGGCGCGCAGCCCGCCTACGGCACGGTCTTCCCCGGCGTCTGGGACGGCGGCTACTACCGGCTGTTCACCGCCATGTTCATCCACTTCGGCATCCTGCACCTGCTGATGAACATGTGGGCGCTGTGGATCCTGGGCCGCCAGCTGGAGATCGCACTCGGCCCGCTGCGCTTCCTCGCCCTCTACACGCTGGCCGGCCTCGGCGGCAACGTGGCCGCGCTCCTGATCGACCCCGGCGCCATCTCCGCCGGCGCGTCCACCGCGATCTTCGGCCTCTTCGCCGCGCTCTTCGTGCTGCTCCGCCGCCTCGGCCGCGACACGTCCGCCGTCCTCCCCGTGCTGATCGTCAACCTGGTCATCACGTTCGTCGTGCCCAGCATCTCGATCGCCGGCCACATCGGCGGCCTGGTCGTCGGCGGCCTCGTCGCGGCGGCCCTCGCCTACGCCCCCCAACGCCGTCGCGGCCTGATCCAGGGCGCCTCACTCACCCTCATCTTCCTGATCCTGGCCGCACTGGCCCTGACCGCTTCCTAG
- a CDS encoding PH domain-containing protein, with protein sequence MLARMTEPTSWRVPRWLPVAKITGGLALLLLALALADGDRAQLGLGVAACAGLAVWAVRDLLAPVRLRADDTGLTVVTGFARRTLLPWDRIEAVRVDTRPRLGLRTETLEVDTGDSLHVLTKTDLGVAPEDVLPLLRRR encoded by the coding sequence ATGCTTGCTCGCATGACCGAGCCGACGTCCTGGCGGGTGCCCCGATGGTTGCCGGTGGCGAAGATCACCGGCGGTCTGGCGCTGCTGCTGCTCGCGCTCGCGCTGGCCGACGGCGACCGGGCCCAACTCGGGCTCGGCGTCGCGGCCTGCGCCGGGCTGGCGGTGTGGGCCGTGCGCGACCTGCTGGCCCCGGTGCGACTCCGCGCCGACGACACCGGCCTCACCGTGGTGACCGGCTTCGCCCGCCGCACCCTCCTCCCCTGGGACCGCATCGAGGCCGTCCGGGTCGACACCCGCCCCCGGCTCGGCCTGCGCACCGAGACCCTGGAGGTCGACACCGGCGACTCCCTGCACGTCCTCACGAAGACGGACCTGGGTGTAGCTCCGGAAGACGTCCTCCCACTCCTGCGCCGCCGTTAG
- a CDS encoding glycosyltransferase family 2 protein, which produces MKLSILMPVYNEEARLANALKQALAVDYPCEIELVVVNDGSSDRTGEILAGVDDTRVRVITHAKNAGKGAAIKTAVDSAEGEYMVILDADLEYDPQDIPRLLQPVLDGHAQVVYGNRTFGSHSAYSFWYVMGNKGVTTAANVLYNSYIGDLETCFKLMPVALYRSLAIKSRGFGMEAEVTGKLLRQRIRPYEVPISYRARGREEGKKITWKDGVEAIWILARERVRKPKPTSR; this is translated from the coding sequence GTGAAGCTTTCGATCCTCATGCCGGTCTACAACGAGGAAGCCCGACTGGCTAACGCGTTGAAGCAGGCACTGGCGGTGGACTACCCATGCGAGATCGAGCTCGTCGTGGTCAACGACGGCAGCTCCGACCGTACCGGAGAGATCCTGGCGGGCGTGGACGACACGCGGGTGCGCGTGATAACCCACGCGAAGAACGCGGGCAAGGGTGCCGCGATCAAGACGGCGGTGGATTCGGCCGAGGGTGAGTACATGGTCATCCTCGACGCCGACCTGGAGTACGACCCGCAGGACATCCCGCGGCTGCTCCAGCCGGTGCTGGACGGTCACGCCCAGGTCGTCTACGGCAATCGGACGTTCGGCAGCCACAGCGCCTACAGCTTCTGGTACGTGATGGGCAACAAGGGCGTCACGACCGCCGCGAACGTGCTCTACAACTCGTACATCGGCGACCTGGAGACCTGCTTCAAGCTGATGCCGGTCGCGCTCTACCGCTCGCTGGCCATCAAGTCGCGCGGCTTCGGCATGGAGGCCGAGGTCACCGGCAAGCTGCTCCGCCAGCGGATTCGGCCGTACGAGGTGCCGATCTCCTACCGCGCCCGCGGTCGCGAGGAGGGCAAGAAGATCACGTGGAAGGACGGCGTCGAGGCCATCTGGATCCTCGCCCGCGAGCGCGTCCGCAAGCCGAAGCCGACGTCGCGCTGA
- the soxR gene encoding redox-sensitive transcriptional activator SoxR, producing MQDLLTIGDMAARSGVAPSALRYYERLGLIHPARTSGNQRRYQRSELRRIAFIRVSQQVGVSLDEIREALASLPDGRVPTKADWARLSAGWHDRLEERIALLERLRDNLTGCIGCGCLSLQKCTLYNPGDELAAFGPGPRILLSSPGSGGSGGD from the coding sequence ATGCAGGATCTTCTGACGATCGGCGACATGGCGGCCCGCAGTGGCGTCGCGCCGTCCGCGCTGCGGTACTACGAGCGCCTCGGCCTGATCCACCCGGCCCGCACCAGCGGCAACCAGCGCCGGTACCAGCGGTCGGAGTTGCGCCGGATCGCGTTCATCCGGGTGTCGCAGCAGGTCGGCGTGTCGCTCGACGAGATCAGGGAGGCGCTGGCCTCGCTGCCGGACGGCCGGGTGCCGACCAAGGCCGACTGGGCGCGGCTCTCGGCGGGCTGGCACGACCGGCTGGAGGAGCGGATCGCGCTGCTCGAACGGTTGCGCGACAACCTCACCGGCTGCATCGGCTGCGGCTGCCTGTCGCTCCAGAAGTGCACGCTCTACAACCCGGGCGACGAACTGGCCGCGTTCGGCCCCGGCCCGCGGATACTGCTGTCAAGCCCGGGCTCCGGTGGTTCCGGTGGTGACTAG